The genomic window ACAGCACGATCAGCGGCACCACACCCAGCAGGGCGCCGAGCATGACTGCGCCCTTGTCCGGGGAGAAGTAGCTCATCATGCCGAACAGCCCCAGTGTCACCGGCTTGAGCTCCTGCGACGAGACCATCAGGAGGGGCAGCAGGAAGTTGTTCCACGTGGCGACGAACACGAACAGGAAGATGGTCACCATGGCCGGCGCGAGCAGGCGCATCACGATGGTGAAGAAGATGCGGATCTCCCCCGCTCCGTCGATGCGCGCCGCCTCCAGCAGCTCCGTCGGCACCGACTGGGCGTACACCATGCCGAGGAACACGCCGAAGGGCGACACCGCGGACGGGATGATGATCGCCCACACCGTGTCGACCAGACCCAGCGCGTGGAACTCCAGATACAGCGGCACCGTCAGCAGCGCGACCGGCATGAGCAGGCCCGCCATGATGGCACCCACCGCGATCTTCTTGCCCGGGAAGGAGAACTTGGCGATGGCATATCCCGCCATCACCGCGAAGAGCGTTCCGATGACGCCTGCCGTCACCGAGTAGAAGATCGAGTTGCCGACCCACCGCCAGAACATGCCCTGGGTCCAGGACATGAGGCTGTCGTAGTTGGCGCCGAGGTTCCATTCGGCGAACCAGAACCCGAAGGTCGACGTCAGGTCGCGGTTGTTCTTCGTGGCGGCGATGAGCAGCCAGTACACCGGGCCGAGGAAGTAGATCGCGGCGACGACCAGGGCGGTGATGCCGGCGATCTTGCCGCGCAGCGTGGGCAGCGCGTTCTTGGGGGGAAGGTCGACCTCGACCTCGCGGGCGCGCCGTCTGCCGGTGCGGATCGCGGTGGTCATGAGTTTCCTCCCTTACGGCGCTGCAGCAGCGCGTAGACGATGGCCAGCACGCCGGCGATGACGGCCATGAGCAGCGAGTAGGCCGATGCGATCCCCGTGCCCGAGGGCGAGGCCGCCCCGAGCAGCGAGTTGTAGGTGAGCATCATCGGCGTGTAACCCTTGCCCATCCACGGGTTCTGGCTCTCCATCACGGTGGGCTCGTTGAAGAGCTGGATGGTGCCGATGATCGACAGCAGCACCGCCAGCAGCGCGGCTCCGCGCACCAGGGGCACCTTGATCTTGACCGCGATCTGCCAGCCGCTCGCGCCGTCGATGCGCGCGGCCTCGTAGAGCTCCCGCGGCGCGGCCTGCAGCGCCGCGAGGAAGATGAGCATGTTGTAGCCGGTGTAGGTCCAGGTCGTCATGTTCCCCATCGAGAACAGGATCGTCCCCGGCGCCATGAAGTCCGTCCCCTCGGGGAGGTACGGCATGAACGGCGACACCTCGGGCGTGTAGAGATACAGCCACATCATCGCGGCGATCACACCCGGGATGGCGTAGGGGAGGAAGAAAGCAAGGCGGAAGAAGCCGGGGCGGCGGACGATGAACGAGTCCAGGAGCAGTGCGAGCCCCAGTGCGGCGATCGTCATCACCGGGATCTGCACGAGGCCGTAGAGCACGACCCTGCCCATACCGGCCCAGAACGTCTGGTTGGCGATGGCTATGGCGAAGTTGTCGAAGCCCACGAAGGTCTCTACGAGCTCCCCGCCGCCGTACAGGCCCTCGCCCGACGGGACTTCGGAGAACATCGACGCGCGGATCGACACGACGATCGGCACGACGAAGACGACGACGAACAGGATCGCGAAGGGGGCGAGGAACAGCCACCCGGTCACGGCCTCGCGACGGCTGCCGCCGCGTCGGCCCCGCTCCTTTCGCGTCGGCGGGGTCGCGCGGACCTTCGCTGCCGCTGCGGCCACGGTGGGCGGGGTGGTCAGTGTCATCTCATCGTCTTTCCAGTGCAGGAGCCGGCGGAGTGCACGGGGCGTCCATGCGCTCCGCCGGCTCAGCGGTTGTCAGCGAGGTGCGTCAGTCCGCGACAGGCAGACCCAGGTCGTTCAGCGCCGCGACCGCGTCGTTCTGGCCGGTCGTGAAGATGTCCGCGACGGTGGCTCCGCCCGACGCGACGGCCGAAGCGGTCTCGTTCATGGTGGTCAGCGAGGCGAATCCGGGGGCGTAGACGAACTCGGGGTTCATACGAGCGGATGCCGTGGCGAGCTCGGCCAGCACGTCCTGGCCGCCGAACTGACGCAGCATCTTCTCGCTGGTCTCCGGCGTGCCGTTGGCGGCGACGACGAGGCCCTGCGACGCGAGGTCGTCGATCTGGGTGTTGAACCAGCCGTTGAAGGCCATGGCCTCGGCCGGGTGCTCGCAGCCCGAGAGCACGGCGACGCCGGAGCCACCGTCGGGGCCCGAGAGCTCGCCTGCTCCGAAGTCGGGCAGCTGGGCGACGCGCCACTGGCCCTCGGCCGGCGTGCCGTCGAGCGAGTCGAGCATGAAGCCGGCCTCCCACGCCGCGCCGATGTGGCCGATGAGGGTGCTGTTGTTGACGGCCTGCGTGAACCCTTCGCCCCAGCGCTCGGTGACGAGGGCGTCCTGCCCGTCGATGAGTCCCTGCCAGAAGCCGGCGACCCGCTGGCTTCCGGCGCCCTCGACGTCGACGCTCCAGGCGTCACCCGAGGTGTCGAACCAGGCATCACCGGCGGCGGCGGACTGGGCCGACAGCCAGTTGAGGCCTTCGTCGGGCGTGAAGGCGGCGAGGTACTTGCCCGCGTCGGCGGCGACGGCAGCGCTGGCCGAGAGCTCCTCGATCGTGGTCGGGACCGTGAGCCCGAGGTTCTCGAGCTCTGCCTGGTTGTAGTAGTAGACGAGGGGGCCGGTGTCCTGCGGCAGACCCACGACCGCGTCGCCGACGGTCATCATTGCGTACGCACCGGCGCCGAAGTCGTCCTTGTAGTCCCCCGCGTGCTCTGCGACGTCTTCGAGCAGCCCCTTGACGAACAGCTGCGGCACCTCGGAGTACCCGACCTGTGCCAGGCAGGGGCCGTTGCCCGCCTTGACATCGGTCTCGAGCTTGAGGATCAGGTCGCTGGCGGCACCGTCGAACTTGGTGGCGCTGACCTGGATGCCGGGGTTCTCGGCGTTCCAGCGCTCGACGATGTCGGCGACGGCGGTCATGCCCTCACCGTCGGGGAGGCGATGGATGTAGCTGAGCTCCACCACGTCGTCGGACGAGCCCGCCGTCGTGCCGGTGCCGGTGCCGCCGCTGCTGCAGGCGGCGAGTGCGACGGCGGACAGAGCCGCCAGTGCTGTGACGGCGACGGGACGTCCGGCGCGGAACTTCGATGTCATGTGATCGCTCCCCTTCGAGGATGCCGCACCGATGTCGAGCGGCGTTGCTTCCATCGGCGGCAGCTGCGAGATCATGCGTTCGCCATCTCCGTCGATGAGATGGATGTTTGCGTTCACACTACCCCCACTCCGCCTATGATCAAGTCACGGATCGATTCCATCGACAGCCGTTGCTCACCGCGAACACTGGCCGCTACAGGAGTGAAGATGCTCACCATCGTCCCCCGCCCCCGCACGCTGCGCATGTCGCCGGACGAGGAGGCGCTCACCCTCGGCACGACGCCGGGCATCGCGGCGGCCGGAGCGGCTCGACCGGTGGCCGAGCTGCTGGCAGCGTCCCTCCGCGGCCGGGGAGCGGCGCCCTCCGTCGTGGACGCGGACGATGCGGCGGTCATCGTGCTCGAACTGACCGGGCCCGATGGCTCCCGCGGCGCCTCGGACGACCACATCGCGGATGAGTCGTACACCCTCGACATCACCTCCGCTGCGATCACCGTCTCGGCGCCCGAGCGGGCAGGGCTCTTCCGCGGCACGCAGACGCTGCTGCAGCTGCTGCCGGTCGATCTGGCCGCCTCCGCTCAGCTGCCCGTGCTGCACGTCGACGATGCCCCTCGTTTCGGGTACCGCGGGGTCATGCTCGACGTGGTGCGCCATTTCTTCCCCGTCGCCGACGTGCTGAAGCTCATCGACGCCCTGGCGCTGCTGAAGATCAACGTGCTGCACCTGCATCTCACCGACGACCAGGGGTGGCGCATCCAGATCGACAGCTGGCCCGACCTGACCGCGGTCGGCGCAGCCGGCGCGGTAGGCGACGCCCCGGGCGGCTTCTACACGAAGGATGACCTCGGCCGCATCATCGCCTACGCCGCCGAGCGCTTCATCACCTCGGTTCCCGAGATCGACCTGCCCGGACACACCAACGCGGCGCTGCACGCCTACCCCGAACTCAACGCCGACGGCGTCGCCCGGGAGGCCTACCACGGCATCGAGGTGGGATTCTCGTCACTGAGCGCTTCACCTGAGCGCGCGGAGGTGACCGATCGATTCCTTCGCGACGTGCTCGGCGAGGTCGCCGCGCTCACGCCCGGTCCGTGGCTGCACGTCGGAGGCGACGAATCCTGGTCGACATCGGCGGAGGACTATCGCGATCTCGTCCGGCGCATCACGGCAGCCGCCGCCGCCACCGGAAAGCGCGTCATCGGCTGGCACGAGATCGGTTCGTGCGATGACCTCCCCGCCGGGACCGTCGCGCAGTACTGGAGCTATCTGCAGCCGGTGGCGCCGGCCGCAGACCAGGTGCGCGCGGTGGTCGCCCACGGCGGTCAGGTGATCATGTCGCCGGCCGACGTCGCGTACCTCGACATCCGGTACCCCGAGGATCTCCCCACGCCCGGCGGCTACGCGCTCGGGCTGGACTGGGCCGACGGACCGACGTCTTTCGCCGCCGCGTACGGATGGGAGCCCACGGCGATCGTCGAGGGTCTCGCGGAATCCGACATCCTCGGCGTCGAGTCTCCACTGTGGACCGAGACGGCGCTCACGATCGCCGACGTCGAGCACCTGGCGTTCCCCCGCGCTGCTGCGCTCGCCGAGGTCGGCTGGTCGGCCGCCGGCGACCGTGACCCGGCGGAGTTCGCTGAGCGCGTCGCGTCGCTCGGACCCGGCTGGGACGCCACCGGCATCCGCTACGCCCGGCTGAGCGAGGTGCCCTGGCGCGGGTGACGGGCGGGCACGCTGCGCTGCGCATAGCCGGCTCCGACTGCCGGGGTGAACAGCGCCGGCAGACTCAGCGATCCCGTGCGGGAGACCTGATCGGCGAGGTCCCGGATCCGCCGCGGGTCCAGCGCAGCGGGCTCCGGCGAGTCGAACAGGAACCGCAGGGCGATGCTCGGCGCGATCCACAGGGTCGTGCGCCCGGAGGGGCTGTGCTCATCGTGCGGCCAGGCGACGGTGAAGCTCTCGCCCCGCCGCAGCTTGGTCAACATCACGACCTTGAGGTGCGCAAGCAACACGTCGTCGATGTGCACGGGTGAATCGGCGGTCCCGTAATACAGCATGCCCATGGCGCTCTCCAAACCATCGCGGATCAGGTCGCGGAGAGTGTGCAAAGAAGGCGATTGGACGAGCGATTCGGGGTGCTGGTGTGACGGCGATTGAGCGGCGTCTGCGGGACCTGTTGTCCTCACACTAGGCGCTGCGGAACCAGGCAGGGCGGACACGAGCCGGATCCACGTGAGGAGTCTCTCATCCGGATGCCGCGGTGCGCCGGCAGCACTGTGAGCGCACCCGGGAGAGGTTCGTCGTGCCGGGGCCTCAGCCCCGCCCGTCCCCCTCGTGCTCCAGGCGGATGCGACGCCCTTCCGCGACGTCCTCGCGCTCCTTCTCGGCACGCTTGTCGCTCTTGCGGGTGTCTCGCGCCGGCAGCTGGATGTTCTCCTCCGCCGCGATGCCGCCCTGCAGCTGCCGGCCACGCTCGAGCTCGGCGTCGAATTCGGCTCCGAACAGGAGAGCCAGGTTCGCGATCCAGAGCCACAGCAGGAAGATGATCACCCCGGCGAGGGACCCGTACGTGCGGTCGTAGTTGGAGAAGTTCGCGACGTAGAGTCCGAACCCGAGCGTCCCCAGCGCCAGCACGACGATCGCCAGCAGCGCCCCCATGCTGACCCAGCGGAACTTGGGCTGCTTGGCGTTGGGGGTGGCGTAGTACAGCACCGCGACGAGGAAGACCACGATCAGCAGCAGCACCGGCCACTTCGCGATGTCCCAGGCCAGACGCACGCCTTCACCGAGGCCGAGCGCGCCGCCGACCGCGTCGGCGACGTCACCGGAGAGGACGAGACCGATCGCGACGAGGGTCAACGAGACGACGGCGATGATCGTGACCACGAGCTGCATCGGACGCAGCTTCCAGAAGGGCCGCCCCTCCTCGATCTCGTAGATGCGGTTCATGGCCCGGCTGAAGGCTCCGACATACCCCGAGGCCGACCACAGCGCCACCAGGATGCCGATGATCAGGGCGAGCCCGGCGCCGGGGGCCGCGGACAGCTGCTCGACGGGGCCGCGGAGCGCGTCGGCGGTGCCGCCGGGGGCCACGTCCTCGACGATGCCGAGCACCGCGTCGGCGGCGGCGCCGCTCTGGCCGACGACGCCCAGGAGCGAGAAGATCGCGATGAGCGCCGGGAAGATCGCCAGCACCGCGTAGTAGGTGAGTCCCGCCGCGGCATCCACGCACCCGTCGGCGGTGAACTCCCTGATGGTCTTGCCGAGAACGTATTTCCAGGAGCGTTTGCTGATCTCGGTGGGCTTGTCCGGCTTGTCCGCCTTGTCGGGGTGTGGCGCGTCGGTGCGGGTGTTCTGCTGCTGGCTCACTGTTGCCGTCCTTCCGTGGTGCAGGGCGCCCTGGGGCGAGGCCCGTCCAGCAGTATCCGCACGAGCGGCCCCGCCGTGCAGGTGGTTGCCAAGCCCGATGCCGTGTGCTCTCCCCCAGGGCCGCGAACGCCTAGGCGATCCCCCTCCGCCCGGCAAGCCCGTTGGCACGCATCGCCGCACGCCGGCTACTGGAAGCATGACGAAAGCAGCGCGTACGGCCCGGGCGGCCCACCGAGTGGTTGTGATCGGCGGGGGCAACGCCGGCCTGAGCGCGGCGGGGCGGCTGCGACGGGCCGGGGTGCGGCAGGTCACCGTCGTCGAACCGCGCGGGACGCACATCTTCGCGCCGCTGCAGTCGCACATCGCGGGAGGCCGCGCGCGGGTGGCCGACGCGGTGCGCCCGCAGGCGAAGGTCACGCCGCGCGGCGTCCGGTGGGTGCAGGATTCCGCCACCGCGATCGACACGGAACGCCACGTGGTGCAGGTCGCCGGCGGCGCGGAGCTGCCCTACGACGATCTCGTGATCTGCCCCGGCATCCGCATGCTCTGGGACGCCGTCCCCGGGCTCGCCGAAGCCATGCAGACCGAGGCCGGCATCTCGAACTACGACCTGGATCTCGCGCGCAAGGCATCGCCGGCGCTGCGGGACGTGACCGGCGGCACGGTGGTGTTCGTGCAGTCGCCGAGCCCGGCATCCTGCGCCGCCGCCGCGCAGAAGCCGATGTACCTCGCCTGCGACTGGTGGCGTGACCGCGGTGTGCTCGCCGACATCCGCGTCGTCTTCGTCACCCCCGAGCCCGAGCTCTTCCACGTCGCCGAGGTCGACGCCGAGCTGCGGCGAAAGGTCGCCGAGTACGGGATCGAGGTGCGCCGGGGGACCGATCTTGCGAGCGTGGATGCCGGCGCGCGCACCGTGACCCTCGCGCACGGCGGCCGGGAAGAGGTACTGGGCTACGACCTGCTGCACGCGGAGCCGCCGCAGGGGCCGCCGGCCTGGCTGGAGACCTCGGGACTCACCGACGCCCGCGGATACGTGGACATCGATCCCGAGACGCTGCGCTCACGCCGAGTGCCGACCGTGTGGTCACTGGGCGATGCCGCCGAGACGCAGACGCCCCGTTCGGGCGGAGCGATCCGCACCCAGAGCACCGTGCTGGTCGACAACCTGCTCGCCGCGCTCGAGGGACGGCCGCTGCCTGCCCGGTACGACGGCTACTCGGTGTGCCCCTTCACCGTCTCGCGCGACACCGTGGTGTTCGCGGAGTTCGACCGCGACGGTGACCCGGAGCCGACCCTGCCCTGGTGGAAGGGGTCGATGCGGGAAAGCCGCCTGACGTGGATCCTCGACCGCTACGTGCTGCCCTGGGTCTACTGGAACCTCATCGTCAAGGGTCGCGCGTAAGGCGGAGGTCAGCGGCCAGATGGCGCACGAGAAGCGGCAGAAGGGCGAGCGCGATGAACCCCGAGATCAGCTTGTCCATCAGCGACGTGATGATGTTCGACGAGAACACCGCCGCCCAGAACTGGTGCCCGATGGCCACGAGGTTGCCCGACAGCGTTCGGGCGCCCGCGTTGATCGAGAACCCGCCGTAAACGAGCATGATCAGCAGCGTCGCCACGAGCGTGCAGCACACGCCGACGAGCAGGCTGAGCACGAGGACGCGCGAGGGAGAGCGCCCCATTCGCCACTGCCGCACGCCGTATCCCCAGACCAGGGCACCGGCGATGTTGACGACGGTGAACGGGATTCCCACGAGGGTCCATTCGAAGAGCGCGAACAATCCGTGCGTGAGGATCGCGACGGCGACGCCGTACCAGGGACCCAGCGCGACCGAGACGATCGCGGTGCCCACCATGTCGAGATACAGCGGCAGCCCGAGTGTGCGGACGAAGATCGATCCCGCCATGTTGGCGGCGACCCCCAGCGCGACGATGAGCGTGCTGGCCAGCAGGAACGAACGGACGACGGGACGGGACGCGACGGGCGGGATCGCGGCTTCGTCTCTCGGGGCCGGGACGGGTTGCGCAGGGGCGGGGGCGGGTTCGGCTTCGGGAGGACTGGCCGGGGTGGCTGGGGTGGCTGGGCCGACCTCTTCGGCCCGGGCACGCACGCAGTAATCCCGCCAGTACGCCGCCCGCTCGGCATCCTCGCCCAGAACGGTCGCGATGTCCGCCACCAGCCGTGCGTTGATGCGGCGCCGGCCGGCACGGAAGGCATCGTAGACGGTGGAGCGTCCGACGTAGGCGGCGGCCTCGCTCATTCCGCGGGCCTCCCGCAGCCGGCGCACCCGCTCCGCGATCTGCGCGTAGCTGACGTCGCCGGCCGTGAGCCTGAGCAGCTGGAAGTCCGCGACGAACCGGTCCATGAGGCTCCCCGATGGGAGCTGGTCGTTCGTGTGCACTCGCCCCTCCCCAGAGCTCGCGGGCGACGGCCGGCTGCTGAGGAGCATAGCGCGCGGACGCGGGACGCTCGGCTGCGCAGATCGTGGTTCCGGGACCGTCCGGGAACGTCCGGGAACCGCTGCCGGCGCCGTCCGGTTGACCACGCGGCGGTAACTTGGCATTCACTCACCCGCCACCCGACGGGGCCCGACAGCGTCGGCGCACCGACAGGGAGAAGAGACACCCAGGGGGACTGGCAGTCTCGCGGGAGGAGCAGGTGGCCGGGGTGTACCCCGACGAAGCTGTGGCGCTGGGGGGCGCTGTTCCGGCTTCAGTCGAGGGTCAGGCACTCCGGCCACCCCACTTCGGCGTCGGCGTGGAGTCCACGACCTCTACGCTGGAGGGCTATGCGCGAACTGACCCGGGGATTGGGCGATCTGGCCGGCGGCTTCGGGCTCTGGCGTCGACGGCCCGGGCTGATGGCGCTCGGCCTCGTGCCCGCCGCCATCGTGGGCGCGCTGTTGCTCGCGGGCCTGGTGACGCTGGCGCTCTTCCTGCCGACGATCGCCGAGGCCCTCACCCCGTTCGCCGACGGATGGCCGGCCGTGTGGCTCACAGTGGTGCGTTTCGCGGCGGGCACCGCGGTGTTCGCAGCCGCACTGGTGGTCGTCGCGGTGACGTTCACGGCCCTCACCCTGATCGTCGGCGAGCCGTTCTACGACCGCATCTGGCGAGCGGTCGAAGCCGAGGCCGGCAGCGAAGGGCTGGACGCGCCGTATGGATTCTGGCGGTCCGCCGCCGATTCGCTCGCCCTTGTCGTCCGCGGGCTGGGCGTCGCCGTCCTCGCGGCGCTCGGCGGACTGGTGCCCGTCGTCGGAGCGCCGCTGGGCGCGGCGACGGGCATCGTGCTCACCGGATGGCTGCTCGCCGACGAGCTGACGGCACGGGCGCTCGCGGCCCGCGGGATCGACCGACGCTCGCGGCGACGTCTGCTGCGCGCACAGCGGGGGCGCACCCTCGGATTCGGGATCGCCACCCAGCTGTGCTTCCTGGTGCCGCTGGGCGCCGTCGCCGTCATGCCGGCAGCCGTGGCCGGATCGACGACGCTCGCGCAGTCCCTGCTCAGCGGCGGGGCGACCCGTCCGTCGTCCGTTACCGCACACTGAGCGGCGCGCGCAAGGGCAGCTCTCCCCATCGGGGTCCGAGGCTTGCGCACGCTACGGTGGCGCTGATCCGCGGCACGGACGCCGCGGCGGAACCCGGGGGGAAGACGACATGAGCACGGAGACGACCACGCCCGCTCAGCCTGCTGCCGGCTCGACCGGCCTGCCGAGCGCGCCGAAGAAGAAGGTGCCGTGGTGGGTGTGGGCACTCACCGGCGTCGTGGCCCTGGCACTGGTGATCGGCGTCGTCTGGTTCGCAACCCAGGGCGCCGACGATGACGCCGACGACGCCGGCGTCGGCCCGGCCCCGGCCGCTGTGGAAGAGGATGAGCCGGAGGAGGATGCCGACGCCCCCGTGGAGCGCGAGGAGTTCACCGGCACCGGCGACATGGTCGTCCCGGTCGCCATCGACAAGGCCGCCCTGGTGTCCTTCACCTGCGAGGACTGCACCAGCAACGTCCTCGTGACCTCCGACGCCGAGGAGGGGCTGATCGCGAACAGCATCGGCGCGTACACCGGCTCGCGCCTGGTGAACATGGCGGAGGGATCCGCAGTGACGGAGATCACCGTCGAGGCCGACGGCACCTGGGAGCTCGTCGTGGACGATGTCGAGAACGCACCGAGCTTCGACGGCGCCGTGACCGGCACGGGCGACCAGGCGTTCTGGATGACCGGCGAGTTCGAGTCGGTGGCCTTCGTCAACGGCGACCAGCGAGGCAACCACGCCGTCTGGGCCTACCGCAACGGCATGACCAACCCCCTCATCTTCAACGGCATCGGACCTGCAGACGACACCGCTGAGATGACGGGCCCGGCCCTGGTGCAGGTGTCCTCGAGGGCCGAATGGACCCTGACGCCGCAGTGACCCGATGACACGGTCACCCGCGCTCAGCGACATCCGCTTCTGTGGAGAGGGCATCGCGCAGCTGGGCGCGGGTGGTCACCCCGAGCTTGGGGAAGATGCGGTAGAGGTGACCTCCGACGGTGCGTGGTGAGAGGTAGAGCCGCCCGCCGATCTCCTTGTTCGACAGCCCCCCGGCGGCGAGCTCTGCAATCCGCGCCTCCTGCTCGGTGAGGTCGGCCACCCCGACCGCGACCTCGCGGCTGCACGCGCGCAACTCGCGCCGCACGCGCGGCAGCCAGGCGCCGGCCTGCACGCTCATGAGGTCCAACTCCACCCTCAGCAGATGGCGTCGCGCTTCGGCCGTGCGGCGGGCAGCTCGCAGCCTCTCGGCATAGACCAGACGCAGCCGCGCGGATTCATAGACGAACGGCAGCGATTCGGATCTCTCCAGCAGCTCTTCGGCCGGCGTCAGCGTGCGTCGCGCCGCGATCACGGCATCGCACGCGGCGAGCACGAACGCCGCGCGCTCCGACGGCTGCTGCGGCAGGACCGCGCGGATGTACTCGACGCGGGCCATCGCCTCGTCCTCCTGATGCAGCAGCAGGGCGTAGTCGACGAGGTCGAACAGCTCCATCGGGCCATAGGCGCCCACCGTCAAGGCCAGGGCGTCGGGCCTGCGCGTGGCCAGGAGCGCCATGGCCCGCTCGTAGTTCCCCTCCGATGCGTCGATCATGACGATGACGGAGTCGAGCAGTGCGCGCAGCCAGAAGGCGCGGCGCAGCACCGGCTCGGTGAGCAGCCGGTCCGCCCGGGTGCGCGCGTGGTGCTGTTCGCCGCGGAACGCCTCGCCGAAGGCCAGCATGACCTCCGCGCCCACTCGCAGCAGCGGCGCCGATACCGTGTGGGCTGCTGCCTCCAGGACCACGGCAGCCGCAGCCTGCAGCTCGTCCCACTGATGCGTGTGCGCGAGCAGGCTTCCCAGGTATGTGGCGTCGAGGATACGCACGAGCCGGTTGGCCACCTGCCCACTGCCCGCGGCAGAGGGCAGGAACGCGCCCACCCGCAGAGCGCGGTGCGTGCGGAGGATCCGCGCCACGCTGGCGGCCAGCTGCACCCATCCGCGCCCGTCCGCGCCGGGTGGGCACACCACCTGCACCTCGGCGTCGTACGGCGCCGTCATGAGGGAGGCGATCCCGACGATCTCCGGATGCAGCGACGCCGGGGTCGCTGCGGTCAGCCGCACGAACTCGCCCCACGCGTCGACGTCGGCCGCGAGCAGGTTGATGAGCGCGTAGGCGGCGAGCGCCTCGCCGATGGTGTCGGGAGTGAGAGCGTCGCCCCGCAGGCGCGCGAGGATCGTCGTGCGCGCGGCGGCCGGATCGCTCTCGGGCAGCGCCTGGCGCAGAGCTCGCGCGGGCGCGCTCTCGCGCAGGAGCACGCGGGTGTCGGTGTCCGTGAAG from Microbacterium sp. zg-Y625 includes these protein-coding regions:
- a CDS encoding EI24 domain-containing protein, giving the protein MRELTRGLGDLAGGFGLWRRRPGLMALGLVPAAIVGALLLAGLVTLALFLPTIAEALTPFADGWPAVWLTVVRFAAGTAVFAAALVVVAVTFTALTLIVGEPFYDRIWRAVEAEAGSEGLDAPYGFWRSAADSLALVVRGLGVAVLAALGGLVPVVGAPLGAATGIVLTGWLLADELTARALAARGIDRRSRRRLLRAQRGRTLGFGIATQLCFLVPLGAVAVMPAAVAGSTTLAQSLLSGGATRPSSVTAH
- a CDS encoding helix-turn-helix transcriptional regulator, translating into MVTRPGHADDAPPPSALGLRHLEDLHGVGAVPPDASERVGQASDWLGALPRLADLGAQGAALAAEYRALPPGLRARLLALALQGETDATAWDRECAAASDFVEIEDWGSLRWRAPPHRAAVLAASVPDDHRAAARVRFADPAATRGRALHLLFGGESPAVSELVDAATFFARADRPSWAVHCLVRAAEASVDPDATAALAAAAANIAAFDGDFAVVEHVLYRFTDTDTRVLLRESAPARALRQALPESDPAAARTTILARLRGDALTPDTIGEALAAYALINLLAADVDAWGEFVRLTAATPASLHPEIVGIASLMTAPYDAEVQVVCPPGADGRGWVQLAASVARILRTHRALRVGAFLPSAAGSGQVANRLVRILDATYLGSLLAHTHQWDELQAAAAVVLEAAAHTVSAPLLRVGAEVMLAFGEAFRGEQHHARTRADRLLTEPVLRRAFWLRALLDSVIVMIDASEGNYERAMALLATRRPDALALTVGAYGPMELFDLVDYALLLHQEDEAMARVEYIRAVLPQQPSERAAFVLAACDAVIAARRTLTPAEELLERSESLPFVYESARLRLVYAERLRAARRTAEARRHLLRVELDLMSVQAGAWLPRVRRELRACSREVAVGVADLTEQEARIAELAAGGLSNKEIGGRLYLSPRTVGGHLYRIFPKLGVTTRAQLRDALSTEADVAERG